The Thermobifida halotolerans sequence GCTCGATCCGGACCTGGAGGAGGTCGGCGTCCTGCTGGAGCCCGCCTCGATCGTGGCCAAGGCGTGGGAGCAGATCGAGCGGATCGGCGGCCGGTCCTGGTTCGAACCGCAGCGCCTGCTCGTCACCGGAGCCGGGCCGATCGGTCTGCTGGCCGCCCTGCTCGGCGTGCAGCGCGGTCTGGAGGTGCACGTCCTCGACCAGATCGAGGAGGGGGCGAAACCGGAGCTCGTGGCGGGCCTCGACGCGACCTACCACACCGACGACATCTCGGACGTCGCCTCCGAGATCAGGCCGGACGTGATCATCGAGGCCACCGGGGCGGGGCCGCTCATCATGGAGGCGATCACCAACAACGCGGCCTTCGGGGTCGTCTGCCTCACCGGCATCTCGTCGGCCGGTCCGAAGGTCACCGTCGACGCCGGTTCGCTCAACCGCGAGATCGTCCTGGAGAACGACGCGTTCTTCGGCTCCGTCAACGCCAACCTCCGCCACTACGAACTGGCCGCGCGTGCGCTGTCGTGGGCCGACCGGTCCTGGCTGGCGGGGATGATCACCCGGCGACTGCCCCTGGAGCGCGCGCACGAGGCGTTCACCGCCGAGGGGGACGACGTGAAGGTCGTCATCGACCTGTGAGCCCGAAGAGGAACGGCGGTGCGCCGGGGACCGCCCCGGGTGACGGCGGTGCGAGGAGGGCAGACGGGTGAGCACAGAGGGAAGCAGGAGGGCCATCTTCGCCGCGCTGGCCGCGAACCTGGGCATCGCGGTCACCAAGTTCGTGGCCTACCTGCTGACGAACTCCTCCGCGATGCTGGCCGAGTCGATCCACTCCGTCGCCGACTCCGGCAACCAGGCGCTGCTGCTGGTCGGCGGGAGGAGGGCACGGCGGACCGCCACCCCCGAGCACCCGTTCGGCTACGGGCGGGCGCGCTACGTCTACGCGTTCCTCGTCGCGATCGTGCTGTTCAGCCTCGGCGGGCTGTTCGCGCTGTACGAGGCGTGGCACAAGATCAGCGACCCGCATCCGATCACCGCGTGGCACTGGGTTCCGGTCGTCGTGCTGGTCGCCGCGATCGTGATGGAGACGGGGTCGCTGCGGACCGCGGTGAAGGAGTCCGACGCGGTACGCGGCGGGGCCTCGTGGGCGCAGTTCGTCCGCCGCTCCAAGTCCCCGGAGCTTCCGGTGGTCCTGCTGGAGGACGTCGGCGCACTGCTCGGCCTGGTGTTCGCGCTGGTCGGCGTGGGCCTGACACTGCTCACCGGCGACGGCGTGTGGGACGGGCTGGGCACCGCCGCGATCGGCTTCCTGCTGGTGGCGATCGCGGTCGTGCTCGCGGTGGAGATGAACAGCCTGCTGATCGGGGAGTCGGCGACCCCCGAGCACGTCCGGAGCATCGAGGAAGCGCTGCTGGACAGCGACGACATCCCCGCCCTGATCCACATGCGCACCCTGCACCTGGGACCGGACGAGTTGCTGGTGGCGGCCAAGATCGCCGTCGACGTCAGGAACGACGCCCGCGAGATCGTCCGCGCGGTCAACGGCGCCGAGGCCCGGATCCGCGCGGCGGTCCCGATCGCCCGGATGATCTACCTGGAGCCCGACCTGCCGCGCGAGGAGGACCGTGCCGGCCGACCGTCCCCGGGACGGCTTCCTCGCTCGGACTCCCGGTAGGTCGCGCCCCTGGCGGTCCCGGCGGCACACGCGACGTCGCTGACGCCGGTCCTGGCGGAGCCGTGCCGGGCGATCCGCTCCGCTCGCTCCGTTCCCACCGTGTGGCTCCACGACCGATCCGGTTCCTCCGGTCCCGGAACAACCGCGCACGCCCGGGGCGGCCCGCGCCGAACCGCTCCGCCGGGTCCGTCTCCCGTCGCCGAGAAAAGACAGGGACGGCTACCCGGGAACTCCGCATCGGATTTCCCGGTTCGACAAAGACACTCCGAAAGGACGCAAAGGCTTTCCACGGAATTTTTACTGACACTGCCACCCAAAGGCGACAACCGTCTCACCAGGGAAAATGCGGCGATAAATGTTTGGTGCGACATCTGTCGGAAATCAGAGAACAGAGTCCGAAAAAGGATTCTCCGTGCTACACACAGAGCGCGGCACCGACCCTAAGGATTCGGGGGAGTCATGAAGAGATTTCTTGTCGCACTCGGCCTGTCCCTCTCCCTGGTGGCCGTCCCGTCCACCAGCACCGCCATCGCGGAGGAGGCTCCGGCGACGGTCCAGGCCGCGGCCGTCTCCGTGGCCGAGCAGCAGATGCCCCAGCAGCAACAGCAGCAGGACGACTGGGACGGCTGGGGCCTGTGGGGCCTGGTCGGACTCCTGGGGCTCCTGGGGCTGCTCGGCATGCGCAAGAGCAAGGAGCAGCAGGGCAGCTCCGCCGCCGGACGCGGCATGCCGCCGCGTTGACGCCCCGCACGGCCCCGGCGAAGCACCCGTCCCCGGCTCTCGCCGCACCGGGGACGGGACCGGCCTCCTCCCCTCCCGAGGAGGGGAGGAGGTTCACGCGTGCCCGCTCCGGCCTACAGCAGGGGCCGCCACGGCGCCAGGACGGCCTCGCTGAACTTGGCCATGAACGGACGCCGCTGCCACTCGTCGAGTGTCAGCGGGCGGGCGTTGGCAAGGTCGTTGGCGAACACCTTCTCCAGGCGGGCCGCGACCCCGTCGTCGATGATCTCCACGTTGATCTCGTAGTTGCCGGTGAGGCTCAGCCGGTCGACGTTGGCGGTGCCGACCGTGCTCCAGTGGCCGTCGATGGTGGCGGTCTTGGCGTGCACCATGGCGTCCCGGTACAGCCACAGGCGGACGCCGCCGCGCAGCAGCGCCGTGTAGCAGCCGCGCGACAACCAGTCGGCGATGACGTGGTTGGACCGCTCCGGCACCAGGATGTTCACGTCCACCCCGCGGTGGGCAGCGGCGATCAGCGCGCTCAGGATCTCCCGGTCGGGAATGAAGTACGCCTGGGTGATGAGGATGCGCTCCTTGGCCCGGTCGATCGCCTCCAGGTACATCCCGCGGATGGGGTAGATGAGCACCTCGGGAACGTTGCGGTGGGCGCGGATGCGCGAGTGCCAGTGGTCGGTGCCGACGTCCTCCAGACGCGGCTGCCCGCTCCTGCGGTTGGCGTTCCAGAAGTCGCAGAAGGCGTTCTCCAACTCCCACACCGCCGGGCCGACCAGGCGCAGGTGCGTGTCCCGCCACTCGGTGGCGTACACCGCCCCCACGTTGTAGCCGCCGACGAACCCGGTCCGGCCGTCCACGGTGAGGATCTTGCGGTGGTCGCGTCCGAACTTGCGCACGTTCAGCAGCAGCATCCCGGGCCGGAACGCCGGGTAGCGGATGACGTTGACCGTAGCCGGGAACTCGAAGAACCGCCTGGGCACCACGAGGTTGGCGAACCCGTCGTAGATGACGAAGACCTCGACGCCCCGCTCGGCGGCCTCGATCAGCGCCTGTTTGAACTCCGCCCCCACACCGTCGCCCTTGAGAATGTAGGACTCGAACAGGATGCGGTGCCGCGCGGACCGGATCGCCGCCAGCATGTCCCGGTAGACGTCCTCACCGTAGGTGTAGACCGCGACCGCGGTCCCGTCCACCGCCGCCTCCGCGGGCTCGGTCCGCGGGAACACCGCCCGGCGCGGACGGACCCGCTTGCGCCAGGTGTCGATGGCGACGAGCGCGGCGGCGACCCCCAACTGGGCCGCGAGCACACCGAGCAGGACCCGCCTGATGACGGTCATGACGGTCTTTCGTCGCACCACTTCTGTCGTCTCCCGTTCCGTGCGCGCCGTTCGTGGTCGCGGCCCGCCCCGACCACCGCGGACCGGGGCCGCCCGAGTCCTCCCCGCTCCGCCGATGGGTCTCCCTGTTCTCCCATACCGCCCGTGACTCGGAGCCAATCGTCGGACACGCATCGTGATGGCACCGTTTTCGCGGGTGAGACGTCTGGTGCGAGGAAGATCCCGGTCGGCACCCCTACCAACCCAACCGTACTGACCGCCCGGTTCGAGGGAGGACACCTCTCCGGCGGTCCTCTCCCAACCACGGGACGGGCTCTCCGGCAGCGCCGTCAGGATCACCCTCGCGGTCGCCGTACCGCTCATCGCCGTCACGGGAGCCGCCGTCCCGTTCCCGGCGGGCCGACCCGCCCCGCCGGAGCCGTCCGGGAGACCACGGCGGCCCCGGCGTCCCGGAAATGTCACCGCCGTGTGGCACAGTGTCGCCACTGATCCCTATCCAGGAGAGCGGACATGGCCTTCCTGCTGTTCATCGGCACACGCAAGGGCGTCTTCCGGGCGATCAGCGACGACCGGCGCACCTGGGAGGTGCGCGGTCCGCTGCGGCTCGCCGCCGAGGAGCACATCAACGTCGCGGGAGTGTACGCGGTCGGCGTCAACCCGCACACCCGCCGCGTCCTCGTCAGTGCCGAGAGCACGCACTTCGGCCCCAGCGTGTGGTTCAGCGACGACCTGGGCGACAGCTGGAACGAGCCCGACCGGGCGCCGATCGCCTTCCCCGAGGACGTCGACGCCTCCTTCACCCGCGTGTGGCAGTTCGCCTTCGGCGACGATCCCGACACCGTGTACGCGGGTGTCGAGCCCACGGCGCTGTTCACCTCCACCGACGGCGGCACCAGCTTCGAGCTGGTCCGGTCGCTGTGGGACCACCCGCACCGGTCGGGCTGGTACCCCGGCGCGGGCGGCGCGGCCATCCACACCGTGCTGCCCGGACGGGTGCGCGCCGACGGCGTCGACCCGCGGGCCGTGACCGTGGCCATGTCCACCGGCGGCGTCTACCAGACCCGCGACGGCGGCACGACGTGGACCGCCGCCAACCGGGGCATCAGCGCCGTCTTCATGCCCGACCAGTTCCCCGAGTACGGGCAGTGCGTGCACAAGGTGTCGGTCGGCTCCGACGGCGTGTTCTACGCGCAGAACCACCACGGCGTCTACCGCACCGCCGACCCGGCGGCCGGATGGACGTCCATCGCCGACGGCCTGCCCAGCGACTTCGGCTTCGCCGTGGTCGCCCACCCGCGCGTTCCCGGAACCGCGCTGAACTTCCCGGTGATCAGCCAGACGGTCCACCTGCCCCCGGAACACCGCCTCCAGGTCCAGCGCACCGACGACGGCGGAGCCACCTGGCGGCCGATGACCGACGGCCTCCCGACGGAGCCGTACTACGGCATCGTGCTGCGCGACGCGGCGTGCACCGACAGCTCGGACCTCCCCGGGTTCTACTTCGGCACCCGCACCGGGGACGTCTACGCGGCCGTCGACGGCGACCGGTGGCACCGGGTCGCCGCGCACCTGCCGGACGTGCTGTGCGTGCGCGCCGTCGAGGTGTGACCGCCATGGATGTGACGGTCTTCCTGCCGCAGGCGCTGCGGGCCGAGTCGGACGGAGCCGCCCGCGTCACCGTGTCGGTGGACGGCGACGACGAGGTGCCGCTGCGCCGGGTCCTCGACAACCTGGTGGCGCGGTACCCCCGCCTGGACCGGCGGCTGCGCGACGAACGCGGTCGGCTGCGGCGCTACGTCAACGTGTTCGTCGGCGACGACGAGTGCCGCGCACTGGCCGGTCTGGACACCCCGGTCCCGGCCGGAACCGAGATCCGGGTACTGCCGTCGGTGGCGGGCGGCTGACCCACCGGGACCGGCGGCGAAGGCGTCCCGGGCGCCTCGCGGGTGGCCAGTTCCGGGAACCGGGGGGAGGTTCCCAGACACCCCCGACCCCAGGGGTCCTGTGGCCTCGGCCCGAGGGTGGTTTTCGGGTGGCCTCGGCTCCGGGGGGCCGAGGTCCAAGCCCTTCTGGGTCGGGGGCGTCCGAAGCCCCCTGCGGGGCTGAGGCCGCCCTGTTCTCCGGGCTCCGGGTCACCCTTCCGAGGGGAGTCACTACGCTGTGCCTTCGAGCCATCCCATCCAGTCGGAGGCACATCCGCGATGAACCGTTCCGCCACGACCGTGACCGCAGGTCTGCTCAGCGCAGTG is a genomic window containing:
- a CDS encoding glucose 1-dehydrogenase; protein product: MRALTVVPGKAGSVEVSEVDSPVAGEGELLVDGVALGVCGTDHDIVGGEHGAAPPGADRLVLGHESLGRVREAPQGSGFAPGDLVVGVVRRPDPEPCGACAHGEFDACRNGRFTERGIKELHGYGSQQWTVAADYAVRLDPDLEEVGVLLEPASIVAKAWEQIERIGGRSWFEPQRLLVTGAGPIGLLAALLGVQRGLEVHVLDQIEEGAKPELVAGLDATYHTDDISDVASEIRPDVIIEATGAGPLIMEAITNNAAFGVVCLTGISSAGPKVTVDAGSLNREIVLENDAFFGSVNANLRHYELAARALSWADRSWLAGMITRRLPLERAHEAFTAEGDDVKVVIDL
- a CDS encoding MoaD/ThiS family protein, which codes for MDVTVFLPQALRAESDGAARVTVSVDGDDEVPLRRVLDNLVARYPRLDRRLRDERGRLRRYVNVFVGDDECRALAGLDTPVPAGTEIRVLPSVAGG
- a CDS encoding WGxxGxxG family protein, translated to MKRFLVALGLSLSLVAVPSTSTAIAEEAPATVQAAAVSVAEQQMPQQQQQQDDWDGWGLWGLVGLLGLLGLLGMRKSKEQQGSSAAGRGMPPR
- a CDS encoding WD40/YVTN/BNR-like repeat-containing protein, with the translated sequence MAFLLFIGTRKGVFRAISDDRRTWEVRGPLRLAAEEHINVAGVYAVGVNPHTRRVLVSAESTHFGPSVWFSDDLGDSWNEPDRAPIAFPEDVDASFTRVWQFAFGDDPDTVYAGVEPTALFTSTDGGTSFELVRSLWDHPHRSGWYPGAGGAAIHTVLPGRVRADGVDPRAVTVAMSTGGVYQTRDGGTTWTAANRGISAVFMPDQFPEYGQCVHKVSVGSDGVFYAQNHHGVYRTADPAAGWTSIADGLPSDFGFAVVAHPRVPGTALNFPVISQTVHLPPEHRLQVQRTDDGGATWRPMTDGLPTEPYYGIVLRDAACTDSSDLPGFYFGTRTGDVYAAVDGDRWHRVAAHLPDVLCVRAVEV
- a CDS encoding cation diffusion facilitator family transporter, with amino-acid sequence MSTEGSRRAIFAALAANLGIAVTKFVAYLLTNSSAMLAESIHSVADSGNQALLLVGGRRARRTATPEHPFGYGRARYVYAFLVAIVLFSLGGLFALYEAWHKISDPHPITAWHWVPVVVLVAAIVMETGSLRTAVKESDAVRGGASWAQFVRRSKSPELPVVLLEDVGALLGLVFALVGVGLTLLTGDGVWDGLGTAAIGFLLVAIAVVLAVEMNSLLIGESATPEHVRSIEEALLDSDDIPALIHMRTLHLGPDELLVAAKIAVDVRNDAREIVRAVNGAEARIRAAVPIARMIYLEPDLPREEDRAGRPSPGRLPRSDSR
- a CDS encoding phospholipase D-like domain-containing protein: MVRRKTVMTVIRRVLLGVLAAQLGVAAALVAIDTWRKRVRPRRAVFPRTEPAEAAVDGTAVAVYTYGEDVYRDMLAAIRSARHRILFESYILKGDGVGAEFKQALIEAAERGVEVFVIYDGFANLVVPRRFFEFPATVNVIRYPAFRPGMLLLNVRKFGRDHRKILTVDGRTGFVGGYNVGAVYATEWRDTHLRLVGPAVWELENAFCDFWNANRRSGQPRLEDVGTDHWHSRIRAHRNVPEVLIYPIRGMYLEAIDRAKERILITQAYFIPDREILSALIAAAHRGVDVNILVPERSNHVIADWLSRGCYTALLRGGVRLWLYRDAMVHAKTATIDGHWSTVGTANVDRLSLTGNYEINVEIIDDGVAARLEKVFANDLANARPLTLDEWQRRPFMAKFSEAVLAPWRPLL